From a single Endozoicomonas euniceicola genomic region:
- the ruvX gene encoding Holliday junction resolvase RuvX, translating into MTSSSVKTILGFDFGTKNIGVAVGQAITRTATALPQLKARDGIPDWNTVEALINEWQPDAVVVGIPLNMDGSESQMSLRARKFGKRLHGRFNLPFFEADERLSSFEAKDWADRLGHSKHYGSNPVDGMAAQIILEGWMNDENNPVL; encoded by the coding sequence ATGACTTCTTCTTCTGTTAAAACCATTCTTGGCTTCGATTTTGGCACCAAAAACATTGGTGTCGCTGTCGGCCAGGCCATTACCCGAACCGCTACTGCCCTGCCACAGCTGAAAGCCCGTGACGGCATTCCTGACTGGAATACCGTCGAAGCACTGATTAACGAATGGCAGCCCGATGCCGTGGTGGTCGGCATTCCCCTGAACATGGACGGTAGCGAGTCACAAATGTCTTTGCGAGCCCGAAAGTTTGGCAAACGTCTGCATGGTCGTTTTAACCTGCCTTTTTTTGAGGCTGATGAACGTCTTTCGTCGTTTGAAGCCAAAGACTGGGCCGATAGACTGGGACACAGCAAACATTACGGTTCAAACCCTGTCGATGGCATGGCTGCCCAGATTATTCTGGAAGGCTGGATGAATGATGAGAATAACCCTGTTCTTTAG
- the tnpA gene encoding IS200/IS605 family transposase, which produces MSAHNKDLLKGYLRKRHSVTKLVVHLVFTTKYRRKLFDGYMIKQLRESFESACEKLECQLLEMDGEKDHVHLLVAYPPKLAISVMVNNLKSTSSRRLRMLNTHLTAQSKAGLMWSRSYFACSAGGATIETLKDYVNSQSTPD; this is translated from the coding sequence GTGAGCGCACACAATAAAGATTTGCTTAAAGGGTATCTTCGCAAACGACATAGCGTTACCAAGCTGGTTGTTCATTTGGTGTTCACGACAAAGTACAGACGAAAGCTTTTTGATGGCTATATGATCAAGCAGTTACGGGAGTCGTTCGAGAGTGCATGTGAAAAACTGGAATGCCAGTTACTTGAAATGGATGGCGAAAAAGATCACGTTCACCTGTTGGTGGCCTACCCACCAAAACTGGCTATCAGTGTCATGGTAAATAATCTCAAATCAACATCATCAAGACGGTTGCGAATGCTGAATACCCACCTTACTGCTCAGAGCAAAGCAGGCTTAATGTGGTCAAGGTCTTACTTTGCTTGCAGTGCTGGCGGTGCAACTATCGAGACTCTGAAGGACTACGTTAATAGCCAGAGTACACCAGATTGA
- a CDS encoding transposase, producing MVRPPKPTPPKGELSEMKKDPLSVKLEVDSFDGKIHVEWEPEASVTPMGQLPFFIQFLKTGHRFEPWINDCPLTYKSPNAPQKVDVIGSLMLSILSGHKRYAHIGTIIGDKVNAQLLGMKKIVSDDSARRGLKKIDEDEGVEWMQKHLHLCFDPLLTIPWIMDVDVTVKTIYGHQEGAVNGYNPHKKGRPSHTYHSYMMANLKLILEVEVRPGNQSQSKYSLPGLMELLNRLPKRCWPEFVRGDCDWGSDRVMSELEDAGCHYLFKMKKHDNVKKAIGNAHCSGGWVKYDNHWEGKESVIKLSGWKKERRIIIVRRRRPENEIPMLEKGIKERQQTLALIEEPENIKAYEYSVLVTSLDNDIVSIINHYRNRADCENNFDEIKNQWGWGGYVTKDMARCRMLARMVALVYNWWTLYVRLSNPDSHKESITSRPLLMSSIGKLTHSGNQKKIKLTSQHRWMYKIAKLQSELCDFFDSIKSIAPQLNPINAWCRILTKAVSKFLKKGQVITMQPLIRSG from the coding sequence ATGGTTCGACCACCAAAACCCACTCCCCCAAAGGGTGAGTTGTCTGAAATGAAAAAAGATCCCTTATCCGTCAAACTCGAAGTCGATTCTTTCGACGGTAAAATTCATGTCGAGTGGGAGCCTGAAGCATCGGTCACCCCAATGGGACAGCTTCCTTTTTTTATACAGTTTTTAAAAACAGGTCACCGATTTGAACCCTGGATTAACGATTGCCCACTAACTTATAAAAGCCCAAACGCCCCTCAAAAAGTGGATGTGATTGGCTCATTAATGCTTTCCATTCTTTCAGGACATAAACGCTATGCGCATATCGGAACAATTATTGGTGATAAAGTAAACGCTCAGTTGCTCGGGATGAAAAAAATTGTCAGCGATGATTCTGCCAGGCGTGGTTTAAAGAAGATTGACGAAGATGAAGGCGTTGAATGGATGCAAAAACACCTCCATCTCTGTTTTGATCCGTTATTAACCATTCCATGGATTATGGATGTTGATGTTACCGTGAAAACCATTTATGGGCATCAGGAAGGAGCGGTTAATGGCTATAACCCACATAAGAAAGGGAGACCCTCTCATACTTACCACTCATATATGATGGCTAATCTTAAATTAATACTGGAGGTTGAAGTCAGACCCGGAAATCAAAGTCAAAGTAAATACTCTTTACCCGGTTTAATGGAGCTATTAAATCGACTTCCAAAACGCTGCTGGCCTGAATTTGTTCGTGGTGATTGTGATTGGGGAAGTGACCGGGTAATGAGCGAATTGGAAGATGCTGGTTGTCATTATCTTTTTAAAATGAAGAAGCACGACAACGTTAAGAAAGCCATAGGGAATGCGCACTGTAGCGGAGGATGGGTAAAATACGACAACCATTGGGAGGGAAAAGAATCCGTAATTAAACTGTCAGGTTGGAAAAAAGAAAGACGCATAATTATTGTTCGAAGACGGCGTCCTGAAAATGAAATACCGATGTTGGAAAAAGGAATAAAAGAACGTCAACAAACGTTAGCATTAATAGAAGAGCCAGAAAATATAAAAGCTTACGAGTATTCGGTTCTGGTCACATCTCTTGATAATGATATAGTCTCGATCATTAATCATTATCGCAATAGGGCTGACTGTGAAAATAACTTTGATGAAATCAAAAACCAATGGGGCTGGGGCGGTTATGTAACAAAAGATATGGCAAGATGTCGAATGCTGGCCCGAATGGTTGCCTTGGTTTACAACTGGTGGACGCTATACGTTCGATTGAGTAATCCGGACTCCCATAAAGAATCAATTACCAGCCGTCCCTTATTAATGAGTTCAATTGGCAAGCTGACCCACTCTGGCAACCAAAAGAAAATAAAGCTGACAAGCCAGCATCGATGGATGTATAAAATTGCGAAATTACAAAGTGAACTGTGTGATTTTTTTGATTCAATCAAAAGTATCGCACCGCAGTTGAATCCAATTAACGCATGGTGTCGTATTTTAACGAAAGCGGTCTCAAAATTTTTGAAAAAAGGGCAGGTTATTACGATGCAACCATTAATTCGATCGGGCTAA
- a CDS encoding C2H2-type zinc finger protein, translated as MPKLHQCTVCKKTFPRPSKLERHMRVHIGEQPFSCDTCEATFKDKRNLTYHERTHRGEKPLVCDICGRVFAHNSNFSRHKRVVHSDARPYSCETCGRAFKHTDYLKVHIKKCHQGSTTAVTTQSHKEPVGTVTSTTHTFSTGSTETSLSYVEADNGERVQMVTVLSGPILTTTLTQNEETIGFCESFDDFQENLVDTLPELQ; from the coding sequence ATGCCAAAACTTCATCAGTGCACAGTGTGCAAAAAGACTTTTCCTCGTCCATCTAAGCTCGAAAGACACATGCGAGTCCATATCGGTGAACAGCCATTTTCTTGTGACACCTGTGAAGCGACGTTTAAAGATAAGCGAAATCTCACTTATCACGAACGAACTCATAGGGGCGAGAAACCACTTGTCTGTGACATCTGTGGACGTGTTTTTGCACATAACAGCAATTTCAGCCGTCACAAGAGAGTCGTCCATTCAGATGCAAGACCGTATTCTTGTGAAACCTGTGGGCGAGCTTTTAAACATACAGATTATCTCAAAGTCCACATTAAAAAATGTCATCAAGGCTCGACCACCGCTGTTACGACGCAATCCCATAAAGAACCTGTCGGAACCGTCACGTCAACAACACATACCTTTAGCACGGGCTCCACGGAGACCTCCCTGAGCTATGTTGAGGCAGACAATGGAGAAAGAGTTCAAATGGTTACGGTATTGAGTGGGCCAATCCTGACAACCACCTTAACGCAAAATGAAGAAACCATTGGTTTTTGCGAATCCTTCGATGATTTTCAGGAAAATCTTGTGGATACATTACCAGAGCTTCAATGA
- a CDS encoding YggS family pyridoxal phosphate-dependent enzyme — protein MTLLKSRFEQVINQIHKAEKTCQREGEVRLLAVSKTKPADKVREACALGQREFGESYLQEALVKVQALADIDDIVWHFIGPIQSNKTRDIASHFHWVHSVDRLKIARRLNDQRPADLPPLNICLQVNISGEASKSGVSMDELEELVKAVSELPNLSLRGLMAIPARAENKEQQRIPLRALKQALDNLNKSLGLTMDTLSMGMTDDLEAAVEEGSTMVRIGTALFGART, from the coding sequence ATGACGTTATTAAAAAGCCGCTTTGAACAGGTTATTAACCAAATCCATAAAGCAGAGAAAACCTGCCAGCGTGAAGGCGAGGTCAGATTGCTCGCCGTCAGCAAAACCAAACCCGCCGACAAGGTAAGAGAAGCCTGTGCCCTGGGGCAGCGTGAATTTGGAGAAAGCTACTTGCAGGAAGCCCTGGTAAAAGTTCAGGCACTTGCAGATATTGACGATATTGTCTGGCACTTTATAGGGCCGATCCAGTCCAACAAAACCCGGGATATCGCCAGCCATTTCCACTGGGTTCACAGTGTTGACCGCCTGAAAATTGCCCGACGCCTGAATGACCAGCGACCCGCTGATTTGCCGCCGCTGAACATTTGTCTGCAGGTGAATATCAGTGGCGAAGCCTCCAAGTCCGGAGTTTCAATGGACGAACTGGAAGAACTGGTAAAAGCGGTTTCTGAATTGCCCAATCTTTCTCTGCGGGGTTTAATGGCCATTCCGGCACGGGCTGAAAACAAGGAACAGCAGCGTATTCCATTGCGAGCCCTGAAGCAGGCGCTGGATAACCTGAATAAGTCGCTCGGGCTGACTATGGACACTCTCTCTATGGGCATGACCGATGACCTGGAAGCTGCCGTTGAAGAAGGATCGACCATGGTACGAATCGGCACAGCCCTGTTTGGCGCAAGAACATAA
- a CDS encoding RNA-guided endonuclease InsQ/TnpB family protein codes for MLRATKVRIYPTSEQAEFLDRQFDAVRFVWNKALAIKVHYYKVRGQSLSPKKHLKPLLAKAKKSRKYSWLKNADSIALQQATINLDTAFQNFFNPKLQARFPRFKKKHGKQSSYHCTSVSVGDNGIKIPKCKPIRAKVHREIVGKVKSITLSRTLTGKYFASILADDTQEQPKQIDNLEANQVVGVDMGITDLAITSTGHKTGNPRFLKKAQRNLKRKQQALSRCKKGSKGRHKARLLVAKAHERVAFARNDFQHKLSKQLIDENQAVIVETLKVKNMLKNKRLARSIADAGWHSLITKLEYKAKQEGKHLVKIDQWFASSKTCSVCDLKQEKMPLRIRSWECSCGAIHDRDINAARNIKKQGILKLKAEGLSVSADGGLRKSGRLSVAA; via the coding sequence ATGCTGAGAGCCACCAAAGTACGAATCTATCCAACATCAGAGCAGGCGGAATTTCTCGACCGTCAGTTTGATGCTGTGCGGTTCGTATGGAACAAGGCCCTGGCTATTAAGGTTCATTATTACAAGGTTCGTGGGCAGAGCCTTTCTCCCAAAAAACACCTGAAGCCCTTGCTGGCAAAAGCCAAGAAAAGCCGAAAGTACTCATGGCTGAAAAACGCTGACTCTATTGCACTGCAACAGGCCACTATCAATCTGGATACGGCCTTTCAAAACTTTTTCAATCCCAAATTGCAGGCAAGATTTCCTCGCTTCAAGAAAAAGCATGGCAAGCAAAGTAGCTACCATTGTACGTCTGTCTCTGTGGGCGATAACGGGATAAAAATCCCCAAGTGCAAGCCCATAAGGGCTAAAGTGCATCGTGAAATAGTGGGTAAGGTGAAGTCTATCACCCTGAGCAGAACGCTAACCGGCAAGTATTTTGCCTCCATATTGGCTGATGATACCCAGGAACAACCAAAACAGATTGATAATCTTGAAGCTAATCAGGTTGTCGGTGTTGATATGGGGATTACTGATCTGGCTATCACCAGTACCGGCCATAAGACTGGCAATCCTCGCTTTCTGAAAAAAGCACAACGTAACCTGAAAAGAAAACAACAGGCTCTATCTCGCTGCAAGAAAGGCTCAAAAGGTAGGCACAAAGCCCGTTTATTGGTGGCAAAGGCGCATGAGCGTGTAGCCTTTGCCCGTAATGATTTTCAGCATAAGCTATCAAAACAACTCATCGACGAAAACCAAGCGGTGATTGTGGAGACACTGAAAGTTAAAAACATGCTCAAGAACAAGCGTCTTGCACGTTCTATTGCTGATGCTGGCTGGCACTCACTGATAACCAAACTCGAATACAAGGCAAAGCAGGAAGGTAAACATCTGGTGAAGATAGACCAGTGGTTTGCATCCTCTAAAACTTGCTCAGTCTGCGATTTGAAACAGGAAAAAATGCCATTGAGAATCCGATCATGGGAGTGTAGCTGTGGTGCTATCCATGACCGGGATATTAATGCAGCTCGCAATATCAAGAAGCAAGGCATATTGAAATTAAAGGCGGAAGGACTGTCCGTTTCTGCTGATGGAGGCTTGCGTAAATCCGGCAGACTGTCGGTTGCTGCCTAA
- a CDS encoding YqgE/AlgH family protein: MRTSCFQSLKNHFLIATPQMADPSFAETLTLICEHSLDGALGVVINRPTKLTLGEIFRQVGIEYPDVWSESQSVVYAGGPVASERGFVLHSNDRFWESSLNVGEGLNLTTSKDILVAMAHNKGPSHALVALGYAGWGAGQLEQEMAENTWLTCAASPAIIFATPSEQRLTAAASSLGVDLHLLSGQVGHA, encoded by the coding sequence ATGAGAACTTCATGCTTCCAAAGTCTCAAAAACCACTTTCTGATTGCCACGCCCCAGATGGCCGACCCTTCCTTTGCTGAAACACTGACACTTATCTGTGAGCACAGCCTCGACGGCGCCCTGGGAGTGGTAATCAACCGCCCCACCAAGCTGACCCTTGGAGAAATTTTCCGACAGGTCGGCATTGAGTATCCCGACGTCTGGTCGGAAAGCCAGAGCGTTGTTTATGCCGGAGGTCCGGTTGCCTCAGAAAGAGGCTTTGTGCTGCACTCCAATGACCGGTTCTGGGAGTCCAGCCTTAATGTGGGAGAAGGTCTCAACCTCACCACTTCCAAAGACATTCTGGTCGCCATGGCGCACAACAAAGGGCCTTCTCATGCGCTTGTTGCCCTGGGGTACGCAGGCTGGGGAGCGGGTCAGCTGGAGCAGGAGATGGCTGAAAACACCTGGCTGACCTGCGCCGCCAGCCCTGCCATTATTTTCGCAACCCCCAGCGAGCAGCGCCTGACGGCGGCAGCTTCATCCCTGGGGGTTGATTTGCATTTACTGTCTGGTCAGGTTGGACACGCCTGA
- a CDS encoding type IV pilus twitching motility protein PilT: MDITELLAFSFKQGASDLHLSAGLPPMIRMDGDVRRINLPPMDHKQVHGLIYDIMNDKQRRDFEECMQTDFSFEVPGVARFRVNAFNQSRGAGAVFRTIPSKVLSMDDLGMGQVFKDISSMPRGLVLVTGPTGSGKSTTLAAMLDYINDTRYDHILTIEDPIEFVHNSKKCLVNQREVHRDTRSFSDALRAALREDPDIILVGEMRDLETIRLALTAAETGHMVFGTLHTTSAAKTVDRIIDVFPAEEKSMVRSMLSESLQAVVSQTLLKKNGGGRVAAHEIMIGTSAIRNLIREDKVAQMYSAIQTGSSIGMQTLDQCLKKLVNNSLISHDTAREKAKDPDSL, encoded by the coding sequence ATGGATATCACCGAGCTGCTGGCATTCAGCTTCAAGCAGGGCGCATCGGATTTACACCTCTCTGCGGGCTTGCCACCCATGATTCGTATGGACGGCGATGTACGCCGAATCAACCTGCCTCCCATGGATCATAAACAGGTACACGGCCTGATTTATGACATTATGAACGATAAACAGCGACGTGATTTCGAAGAATGCATGCAGACGGACTTTTCTTTTGAAGTACCGGGTGTCGCACGTTTTCGGGTGAATGCGTTTAACCAGTCCCGTGGTGCGGGGGCGGTGTTTCGTACCATCCCCAGCAAGGTTCTGTCGATGGATGACCTGGGTATGGGGCAGGTGTTCAAGGATATCTCTTCCATGCCAAGGGGGCTGGTGCTGGTCACAGGACCTACCGGTTCCGGTAAGTCAACGACACTGGCCGCCATGCTCGATTACATTAACGATACCCGCTATGACCATATCCTGACCATTGAAGACCCCATTGAATTTGTTCATAACTCGAAAAAGTGCCTGGTTAACCAGAGGGAAGTTCATCGGGATACCCGCAGTTTTAGCGATGCCCTGCGGGCAGCCCTGCGTGAAGACCCGGACATTATTCTGGTGGGTGAAATGCGAGACCTTGAAACCATTCGCCTGGCTCTGACAGCCGCTGAAACCGGCCACATGGTGTTTGGTACTCTACATACGACGTCTGCCGCCAAAACCGTTGACCGGATTATTGATGTGTTTCCCGCTGAAGAAAAATCAATGGTGCGCTCCATGCTGTCCGAGTCTTTGCAGGCAGTGGTTTCCCAGACTCTGCTTAAGAAAAACGGCGGTGGGCGTGTAGCTGCCCATGAAATCATGATAGGCACTTCTGCCATTCGTAACCTGATTCGTGAAGACAAAGTGGCACAGATGTATTCGGCGATACAGACAGGCAGTTCCATCGGTATGCAGACGCTCGACCAGTGCCTGAAAAAACTGGTCAATAACAGTTTGATTTCACACGACACTGCCCGGGAAAAAGCCAAGGATCCGGATAGCCTTTAG
- a CDS encoding RNA-guided endonuclease InsQ/TnpB family protein yields the protein MLRATKVRIYPTSEQAEFLDRQFDAVRFVWNKALAIKVHYYKVRGQSLSPKKHLKPLLAKAKKSRKYSWLKNADSIALQQATINLDTAFQNFFNPKLQARFPRFKKKHGKQSSYHCTSVSVGDNWIKIPKRKPIRAKVHREIVGKVKSITLSRTLTGKYFASILADDTQEQPKQIDNLEANQVVGVDMGITDLAITSTGHKTGNPRFLKKAQRNLKRKQQALSRCKKGSKGRHKARLLVAKAHERVAFARNDFQHKLSKQLIDENQAVIVETLKVKNMLKNKRLARSIADAGWHSLITKLEYKAKQEGKHLVKIDQWFASSKTCSVCDLKQEKMPLRIRSWECSCGAIHDRDINAARNIKKQGILKLKAEGLSVSADGGLRKSGRLSVAA from the coding sequence ATGCTGAGAGCCACCAAAGTACGAATCTATCCAACATCAGAGCAGGCGGAATTTCTCGACCGTCAGTTTGATGCTGTGCGGTTCGTATGGAACAAGGCCCTGGCTATTAAGGTTCATTATTACAAGGTTCGTGGGCAGAGCCTTTCTCCCAAAAAACACCTGAAGCCCTTGCTGGCAAAAGCCAAGAAAAGCCGAAAGTACTCATGGCTGAAAAACGCTGACTCTATTGCACTGCAACAGGCCACTATCAATCTGGATACGGCCTTTCAAAACTTTTTCAATCCCAAATTGCAGGCAAGATTTCCTCGCTTCAAGAAAAAGCATGGCAAGCAAAGTAGCTACCATTGTACGTCTGTCTCTGTGGGCGATAACTGGATAAAAATCCCCAAGCGCAAGCCCATAAGGGCTAAAGTGCATCGTGAAATAGTGGGTAAGGTGAAGTCTATCACCCTGAGCAGAACGCTAACCGGCAAGTATTTTGCCTCCATATTGGCTGATGATACCCAGGAACAACCAAAACAGATTGATAATCTTGAAGCTAATCAGGTTGTCGGTGTTGATATGGGGATTACTGATCTGGCTATCACCAGTACCGGCCATAAGACTGGCAATCCTCGCTTTCTGAAAAAAGCACAACGTAACCTGAAAAGAAAACAACAGGCTCTATCTCGCTGCAAGAAAGGCTCAAAAGGTAGGCACAAAGCCCGTTTATTGGTGGCAAAGGCGCATGAGCGTGTAGCCTTTGCCCGTAATGATTTTCAGCATAAGCTATCAAAACAACTCATCGACGAAAACCAAGCGGTGATTGTGGAGACACTGAAAGTTAAAAACATGCTCAAGAACAAGCGTCTTGCTCGTTCTATTGCTGATGCTGGCTGGCACTCACTGATAACCAAACTCGAATACAAGGCAAAGCAGGAAGGTAAACATCTGGTGAAGATAGACCAGTGGTTTGCATCCTCTAAAACTTGCTCAGTCTGCGATTTGAAACAGGAAAAAATGCCATTGAGAATCCGATCATGGGAGTGTAGCTGTGGTGCTATCCATGACCGGGATATTAATGCAGCTCGCAATATCAAGAAGCAAGGCATATTGAAATTAAAGGCGGAAGGACTGTCCGTTTCTGCTGATGGAGGCTTGCGTAAATCCGGCAGACTGTCGGTTGCTGCCTAA
- a CDS encoding energy transducer TonB, protein MSTMTSVSSIDRLSFTIFMAAAIHAVILLGISFGLQEMPAPPKTLEVTLATYKSQEKPEEADYLAQFHQQGSGTLEEKARPQTDQEAEFQSNQINEVVLEAQKEASPKQEQSQTAQVSTRAEVERKTPDKAENKKPTPDTPEQVRPHKRIDLRQEISSLEAQFSQQRQEYAKRPRIKRLTAASTMQEPGAYYKETWRRKVERVGNMNYPPQARKEKLYGELRLMVAINRDGTLHDVKLMESSGSTVLDDAAIRIVKLAAPYAPFGNDLRDYDRVEIIRTWRFERGNRLFSN, encoded by the coding sequence ATGTCCACAATGACCAGCGTTTCTTCAATCGATCGTTTAAGCTTCACCATTTTCATGGCAGCAGCCATTCATGCTGTCATTCTGCTGGGAATATCCTTTGGCTTGCAGGAAATGCCTGCGCCCCCCAAAACCCTTGAAGTGACCCTCGCTACCTACAAAAGTCAGGAAAAGCCTGAAGAAGCGGATTACCTGGCACAGTTCCACCAGCAGGGCAGCGGGACACTGGAAGAAAAAGCCAGGCCACAAACGGACCAGGAAGCAGAATTTCAGTCCAATCAGATTAATGAAGTGGTACTGGAAGCCCAGAAAGAGGCCTCTCCCAAACAGGAACAGTCCCAGACCGCACAGGTTTCAACCAGGGCTGAAGTCGAACGCAAAACCCCCGACAAAGCAGAAAATAAAAAGCCCACACCGGACACACCGGAACAGGTAAGGCCTCACAAACGCATTGATCTCAGGCAGGAAATTTCCAGCCTCGAAGCCCAGTTCAGCCAGCAGCGGCAGGAATATGCCAAACGCCCAAGAATCAAGCGCCTGACGGCCGCCTCCACCATGCAGGAACCCGGCGCCTACTACAAAGAAACCTGGCGTCGAAAGGTTGAACGGGTGGGGAATATGAATTACCCACCACAGGCCAGAAAAGAAAAACTCTATGGTGAGCTGCGCCTGATGGTCGCCATTAACCGGGACGGAACATTACACGACGTAAAACTGATGGAGTCATCCGGCTCCACGGTTCTGGATGATGCCGCCATTCGTATTGTAAAACTGGCTGCCCCCTATGCGCCGTTTGGCAACGACCTGAGAGACTATGACCGGGTAGAGATTATTCGAACCTGGCGTTTTGAACGGGGCAATCGGCTGTTTAGCAACTAG